Part of the Labrenzia sp. PHM005 genome is shown below.
ATGCGTGACGTGCCGTTCCTGGCCGAAATCCTGGCTGAGGTCGATCACAAATATCCGGGTCTTGAAGAAACCCGCCGTATTCATGAGATTGTCCGGCGATCGATCACCCGGATGGTTGAGGATGTGATCCAGGAGGGGTTCCGCAACCTTGCTGAGGTTGCGCCGGAAAGCGTTGAGGATATCCGCAATGCCGGCAAGTGCCTGGTGGGTTTTTCATCGTCCATGACACCGGCGGAGCGGGATGTGAAAAAATTCCTGTTTGCCCGGGTGTACCGGCATGAAGATGTTTTGGCCGTTCGCCGGCTGGTGGCGCGTGTGGTGCGGGAGCTGTTTGCAAAGTTCTTGGCTGAGCCGGATTTAATGCCAAGCCCGTGGGATGCGGGGCTTGCAGACCTGGATGAAGAGGACCGGGCAAGGCGGGTATGCGACTATATTGCCGGCATGACGGACCGGTATGCGATAGAAGAACACCGCAGATTGTTTGACGACACACCGGATTTGGGGTAGGCGCAGGGGCAAATTTTGGATCCCTGCCGCGCCAAAGCCCAATTCTTCGGTGCGTGCGGGGCCTTTGTGTTTGAAGAAACAAACCTGACCGGTGCCTAATGAACATCTTTGCCGAGTTCACGAAACGCGTGAAAAAGTGTCTGGAAGCTCTTGATCTAAAAGGACCGGATGGTTCTTCGCCCGATTTATCGCGCGTTGTGGTCGAGGCGCCGCGCGACCCGGCTCACGGCGACTTTGCAACCAATGCTGCGATGGTTCTGGCCAAGCCGCTCGGGATGAAACCACGGGATTTGGCCGAAAAACTGGTCGCAGAACTTGCCAAAGATCCGGAGATTACAGAAACGACCGTGGCTGGCCCCGGATTTATCAATCTTCGTGTGACGCAAAGCGTTTGGCAGAAGATTCTGGGCAGTGTTTTGGCCGACGGTCTTGGGTTCGGCGGCACCAAGTGCGCAAACCCGGCCAAGGTCAACGTTGAATATGTCTCGGCCAATCCAACCGGTCCCATGCATGTCGGCCACATCCGCGGCGCGGTGGTGGGCGATGCGCTCGCCAATTTGCTGGCTTTTGCCGGCAATGACGTTGCCAAAGAATATTACATCAACGATGCCGGGTCGCAGATTGATACGCTCGCCCGCAGCGCCTTCTTGCGCTACCGAGAGGCGCTTGGCGAAGACATCGGAGAAATTCCGTCAGGTCTTTATCCTGGCGATTACTTGGTCCCGGTCGGAACTGCGTTAAAAGACGAGTTCGGTTCCGAGTTGCTCAGCCAAGAGGAAAGCGAGTGGCTGCCGAAGGTCAAAGAACGGGCGATTGCCGCCATGTTAGACCTGATCCGCTCTGATTTGGCCGCCCTAGGCGTTGAACACGAGGTTTTCTTTTCGGAAAAATCGCTGCATGAGCGGGCAAATGGTGCGGCTTCGAAAATCGATCAGATGCTGGATGGTTTGCGCAGCAAGGATCTGGTCTACGAAGGCACATTGCCACCACCGAAGGGCCAGGTGCCAGACGATTGGGAAGACCGGGAGCAAACCCTATTCCGCGCTGCCGATTTTGGGGATGACACGGATCGGGCTTTGAAAAAGTCCGATGGGTCCTACACCTATTTTGCAGCCGATGTTGCGTATTTCGAAGACAAGTTTCGCCGCGGGTTCCAAGAAGCAATTTACGTTCTGGGCGCCGACCATGGGGGCTATGCCAAACGCCTTCAGGCCGTTGGGCAGGCGGTCTCGGGTGGCGACACCGAAGTAATTGTCCGTTTTTGCCAGCTTGTGAAGCTGATGCGGGATGGCGCGCCGGTCAAAATGTCGAAGCGTTCCGGCGACTTCATTACACTGCGGGAAGTGGTTGACGAAGTTGGCCCGGATCCTGTCCGCTTCATGATGCTGTTCCGCAAGAACGACGCACCGCTTGATTTCGACTTCAAGAAGGTGACTGAGCAGTCGAAAGACAACCCGGTCTTTTATGTCCAATACGGACACGCGCGTTGCTGCTCTGTTATGCGGCAGGCAGCAGAAGAGGTTGCCGGGCAAGATTTCTCAGATTCTGTTCTAGCCAATGCCGACTATTCCTTGCTCGATGACAGCGGTGAATTGGAGCTGATCGGCAAGATGGCCGAATGGCCGAAAGTTGTCGAAGCAGCAGCCGATACACATGAACCGCATCGAATCGCGTTTTACCTGCATGAGCTGGCAAGTTGTCTGCATGGGCACTGGAATAGAGGCAAGGAATTGCCGCATTTACGCTTTATTGATTCTAGTAACACGAAATTAACGCTAGCGCGTGTTGCTTTGGTTCGTGCAGTATCCTTGGTACTTGCGTCAGGCTTGGCGATTCTCGGTGTGCAAGCACCCGAAGAAATGCGCTGATGTGCCTATAGACGGCAACCGGCTGTATACTGTTTGAATACGTTGCGTAACAAAACCGATTCTTAGAGCGCTCATGTCAGAAGACGACGACAAAAAGCGGCCAGACCCGATAAACGTTTCCGGACAGCCCGGAAACGAACGGCCATCTGGTGAAGATCCGCTGATCGAATTGGCGCGCATCGTCCACAACAACAAGCAAGTGGGGGCGCCGGTGAGCAGCGGCCGGGTTGGGAACACAGACTATTTTGCAGGCCTGGATGATTTTGCCAGCGATCCACAGTCAGACGTCAGCGATGCGCACCAGCGCACCGAACCGGAATTTGGCAGCCCAAGAGAAGCTCTCAGCGCAGTAGAACCGCAGGAGGTTCCTGGCCAGCGGTCGGAGCCGGAATTCGGTGGCCAACAAAATGCAGCAAGCAGTCCGTCATGGCCCGACGTTCCAAGGCTGGATACGATTGAAAATACTGCGGCTCAAGCAATTGCCAGGCCCGCTGTTAATGCATTTGGCGGCCAGCCTACCTCTGCAAACGAGCCACAGGCATTCGCACCTGAATTCGAGAATGCAGGCGTGACTAATTTGGCGCCGTCGGTTGCAATTGACCTGGAACAGAATCTGACCGCTGAGCTGGAAGACGAACTGAAAGGCGCATTGCGCCATACAGATGACCAACCTGCCGATACTGATATCGCACCAGCTCCGCCGGTGACCCAGCCAGTTGGACAGTTTCACATCAGTGGGCTTCAAACGCCGGTGGCCGGGTACAACCAATCCATCAGTGCCAACAACGATGCACGTTTCGAGCAGCCTCAGACGCATACGGACAGTGGCGATCGGTATGCGGACTTTGGTCGCCCGAGGCCTGTCGACCCGGAGCCTCAAGTCACTTCGGATTTTGATCCAGCTCCGGATCTTGCTCCCAGCGAGCCTGAGGCGGCCCCTGCGCAAAGCCGTCCGGCCATCAATGAAGATGATCTCTTTGCGGCCTTAACAACGCCTCCAGCAGCTGCGTCTGCGACAGAGGCTGCGCCCGCTGACAAAGACACGAAACCTGCAATTGCCGGCATCGATACTTTGCTAGCGGATCTGGATTTCCCGGAAAGGGAACAACGGCACCAGACGGCATCCGATCATTTGCAGGAGCCTCTGGGATCTGAACCAAGTCAGCAAGTCCCGGCCAGTCGTCCGGACACTACCAGCGCGCCGGCTGCAGACGATATAGATGATATGGCTTGGCCAGCGGCCGCTGACGCCGTTCCGGACGTGCGTGACGAAGATACGCCTCCACCGCCGGAAGGATATGATCTCGATGCGGTGGCCCGCGCCATGCAGGAAAGTGACCCAACGCTGAAGGGCAGTGGGGTTCTACCGCCGCATTCGGCCGCAGAGCAGGCTGCCGTCCCGCATGCCGAAGAACGGTCCCGGCGCGGCCTCTTTGTTGCCGGCGGTGTTCTAGCTGTCGCTGCAATTGGCGCCGCCGGGTTCTTCTTCATGGACAGTGGCGGCATAACCGTGCCGGACGGGCCTCCGCCCGTCATCAGCGGGCTTCAAGAACCTTTGAAAATTTTCCCGGAAGCACAAGATCCGGGCACCGGCAACAATCAGTCGGCGAAACTCATCTACGACCGGGTAGATGGCACGTCTGAAAATGCACCGGCGCAGCTCGCTCCGCAAGAAACGCCGGAACCGGCTTCTTTACCGCCTGCACCAGCTGGAGTGCAATCGGGCGCGGATCTGGTGCCAGGCGCGACCAAACGTGTTCGGACAGTTGTGGTCCGGCCTGACGGAACAATTGTCTCCGGAGAAGATGCAGCTCCTGCGCCCACACCGGCACAGCCGGCGCCCACAGCACCGAGCGAACCAAGGGCTGTTACGACCCAGCCAATCATCGCCAACCCGGAACCGGCGCCAGCTGAGCCTGCGGTTGCGCCGCAGCCTGCCACTCCGGCAATTGCTACACCAGCAGCACCTGCTCCAGCGACACCGGCGCCTGAAACACCGGCGATTGTGGCTGGAACAGAACCTGTAGCTGCTGAACCGGAGCCGGCTGCACCAGTGGCTGTCATTCCGAGCGTGTTGCCGCGGAAAAAACCGGCTGCGCCAGTGCGTGTCGCGCAGGCACCGGCCGCAGTGGTCGATCCTGTTCCAGCTGCGACCAACAACAACGGCCCACTTAATCTGTCCCAGCCGGCTCCGACACCTGTGGCGACAACACCTGCAACAGGCGGGACTGCTACCGGCACGATCCCATCCGGCACCAACATTGTGCAGGTCACATCTCAGCGGTCGGCTTCAGCAGCCCGGGATGCCTATTCCGGTTTGCAGCGGCGTTTCCCGTCAATCCTGGGCAACCGGAACGCTGTGATCGTTCCGGCCGACCTCGGCGACCGGGGCACGTTCTACCGGGCGCGCATTCCGACAGGATCCCGTGAAGAGGCGGTTCGGCTTTGCGAGCAGCTGCAAGGTGCGGGCGGTGATTGTTTCGTCCGCCGGATGCCGTAAGCGCTTGTAGTCTCAAAAAATTACTTTGAAGAAAAGGCCGGTTTTGCCGGCCTTTTTATTCAGCCGCGTCCACGACAGGTTTTCCAGAAAGGCCTGTGAGGCGTGGAGCCATGTGCCGGTAGACGTCAGCAATTGCATCAATGGCCTGGCGGACAGCTGGCTCACGGCGGACATCCCGGTGAACGATGATATGTTCCGGATTTGTCAATTCTTCAAGGGGACCCATGACGCGGATCAGATCCGGATGCTGGTCACCGATGAAGACCGGCAGCAGTCCGAGACCGGCTCCGCTGACAATCATGTTCATGAGGGTTGTCATGGTGTTGCTGCGGAGGCGGGGCGGAACAGGTAGCCGGTCGCTCAGCCAACGATTTTGCGATGGATACCAAAGGTCGTCCGGTGTGAATCCGAGCCAATCACATTTGTGATACCGGGTGTCCGTTAGTGCGTCTGGGTGCGCGGCAACATAAGACCGGCTGCCATAGACACCATAGGCAAGGTCCCCCAGTTTCCGGGCAATCAGCGTGTCGGTTTCCGGCAGGCAATTGCGGATTTGCAATTCAATGCTGCGGCTTTGGTGGTCTGCATGGTTGTGGCTGGAAATTAGCTCCAGCTCGATGTCCTTTAGCCGTGTATCCAGCACATGGAACATGTCTGTCAGGACTTTAGCCCGCACTTCATCCACTGCAATCCGGACAACCCGTAAAGATGTTCCGGCAAGGTCCGGCATCACTCGTGCTGCAGCCTCAGCTTTCTGGCGCATTTCTGCAGCCAGTGGGATCAACCGCAGGCCAGCTTCCGTTGGTTTTAGACCTGACGGCATTCGGTCGAACAAACGTGCGCCGACCCTGTCCTCAAACGCTTTTAATCGCCGGCTGAGTTGCGGCTGGCTGATATCCAAGGACTTGGCTGCACCGGACAAAGAGCGCATCCGGGCAGCGGCATCAACGAGTTTAAGGTCATCCCAATTCATGATTTCAATTATACGTATTTGCACAGCCGGCCGCAATGGCATGCGTATTTGAATAGCCCTTATGGGGATTTGGCAGCTGATGAAAAGCGATCCTTGGTGATAGGGAAGTTATGTCATCACGTTCTTGGAACCAAATTCATGTCCCTGCCAGCAGCTGTCTCTCAACGCGAAAACATCCCTGTTGCCCTCTTATTGGCTGTGGCAGGTATGGCGGCTTTCACGCCGATATTTGCGGCCGGAAAACTGGCTGGCGGCTTGGTGCCGATCGCAGCACTTGTTTGGTTGCGGTTTGCTGGCGGCGCCGCAACCATTCTCTGTGTTGCCGGAGTGCGCAAAGTCCCGCTTCACCGGCAAATAAGCCCGCTTTGGAAACTGCACCTGATGCGGGCGGTCTGCGGCGTCGGCAGTCTGGCAACGGCGGTTTATGCGGCATCAGTCATGCCGCTCGCCGACGCGACCGCGATTGGTTTGACCAAAGGCATTTTCGCCATCGCCCTAGCGGGGCTGATTTTGAAGGAACTCGTTACCGGCCGGCATTGGTTGGCCGGGATCCTGAGCTTGGTTGGGGCCTATCTTGTTGTACAATCGGCCAATAGCGGGATGGTTCCAACTGGAATCGCCACGACAGGCGTCGTTGCGGCACTCGCCAGTGCATTGTTCATGGCAACTGAAAGCCTGATTATGCGGTATATCGCCCAACGGGAAGATACGGTAACGATCCTGGCCTACGTCAATGTTTTTGCCGCCTGTCTGTTGGCCGGACCCGTTGTGTGGCTGATCGCCGCCGAAGGGGTTGGCGTTTCCGATCTGCTCGCCTTCGCTTGGCTCGGGCCGCTGGCAATTTTCGGGCAATCCTTGAATATCGCAGCCTACCGGCGGGCTGGTGCGGCGACCTTGGCTCCGGCGTTTTATGCCACTGTGATCCTGTCGGCGATCTTTGGTTATGCGGTGTGGGGCGAAGTGCCTGGCCAGGGTGCGGTCTTGGGAGCGGTCCTCATACTGGCTGGCGGCGCAGTTCTGACACTGCGCCGGCCGTCCTAAAACTCTACTTCATCAACGCATTTGCCAAGAACGGCAGGCTTTCATCGAGGCGATAGTCGATCGAAGAATGCGTGTCGTTGAACTCCTGATAAATATGCTCAACTCCGGCGTCAGTGAGTTTTTTGGTGAACCGCCGCGCACCATAAAGCAAGTTGTACTGATCGATATCGCCGCAATCGATCCAGAGCGCTTTCAAGGATTTCAACGCGTCTGTGTGAGTGTCGACCATATGCACCGGATCCCAAGACAACCAGGTATTCCAGCGCTCTTCGATCAGCTCGCAGGTTTCCAGGTCAACTGGCAGACGAATGCCGCAGAAGATTTCCGGCGCCGGATCGGGATCATAGGTTGCGGCCATGGCAAAGGTCATGAGGTCATGAAGGGCGCTACCGGGATATTTGGGACCGGCTTCATAGCCCCGAACAAACGCCTCGATAGACCCGGTTTTCTGAATTGCGCGCAGAGCGCTCGGCATTTCGGGCAAGTAACAAAGCTCAAACGCCATATCACCTGAATGGCAAGCTGCGGCCGACCAGACATCGGCATGTTTCATGGCATGAACGAGTGAGCCATAGCCGCCGGACGACTTACCAAAGAGACCGCGTTTGCCAGAGCCTCCGCAGCCGAATTTGCTTTCAACAGCTTGCAGCATGTCCGTGGTAAGCCAGGTCGCCCAAGGACCCATCGCAGCGCTGTCGATATACTGGTTGCCGCCAAGGCGCGTGAAACAATCCGGGAAGGCGACAACGACCGGTGGCAGTTCGCCGTCATGGATCAGCCGGTCGAGGCGCTCCGGGACATTTTCGCCGAAATTTTTCCAGCTGACATGCGCCGGACCGCCTGAAGTAAAGCCGACGAGATCGACCAGAAGCGGGAGCCGGTCACCAGAATGGCCATAAGGCGTATAGACTATCACATCGCGCGTTGACGGATCTCCAAGCCGGTTGTGTTTTAGGATGTCTGAAGTCACTGAAATCCGGTGTAAAGTGCCTGCCGGAATGTCGGGACGCGCGCGCATGTGGTTTTTGCTCCAATAAGGAAAAGTGAGAGGAGCTTTTGATCGCAAGTTCAGCCCGTGTGCGCAAGTGCGCTATCGGATGCATGGACGCTTTCTTGACGGCGAGAGATCAGGCCGATAAGCCAAGTTCATGATCAAGGCATTCATTTCCGGTTGCGCCGGATCCGTCTTAACGGACGACGAACGGGCGTTTTTCAAGGATACCAATCCCTGGGGATTGATCCTGTTTGCCCGTAATATTGAAACCCCCGAGCAGGTTTCCGGCCTGACGGAGAGTTTTCGTCAGGCCGTTGGGCGGCAGGATGCGCCGGTTCTGGTCGATCAAGAAGGCGGCCGGGTTCAACGTTTGCGGCCGCCGCATTGGCGCAAATATCCCGCGCCGAAACTGTTCGGCGATATTTATAACCAAGATCCAGCAGCCGGACAGCGGGCTGCCTTTCTCGGAGCGCAACTGATTGCTGCTGATTTGAGTGCGGTTGGAATTACGGTGGATTGTTTGCCGTGTTTGGATGTCCGTTTCACGGAAACCGTTGATGCCATTGGGGATCGCGCGATGTCGGAAGACCCCGAAACGGTTGCGCTGCTCGGCCGCGACATGGTCAATGGCGCGTTGGCAGGCGGTGTTTTGCCGGTAATCAAGCATATTCCTGGACACGGCCGGGCCATGGTCGACAGTCATTTGGAACTGCCGCGGGTCCTAGACGACAAAAAAACGCTGGAAACTGTGGATTTTCAACCTTTCAAGGCCCTGCGGGATGTGTCCTTGGGCATGACTGCGCACCTTCTTTATGAGAGCATTGATCCCGATAATCCGGGAACTCAAAGCCGGACAGTGATTGAAGAAATCATCCGCAAGGAAATCGGCTTTGATGGGTGTTTGATGAGCGATGATATCTCGATGAAGGCCCTTGGCGGCACCGTTGGGGACAGGTCCCGTAAGATCTGGGATGCCGGGTGTGACGTGGTGTTGCATTGCAATGGTGAGATGGATGAGATGCGGGTTGTCGCTGATGCTGCACCGGATCTGGCGGGACGATCGTTGGAACGGTGTGAGCAGGCGATGGCTGGTTTGAAACCCATCGATCCGGACTTTGATAACGTTGCAGCTTGGCAAGAGTTCCAGTCCTTAACCGGCTGGGCAGGGGTGTAACCGGAAGTTTGATGGCGGAACAGGAAACACAACCGGTCCCAGTGCAGGAGCAGTCCTATGATCTGCTGAGCGCTGTGCATTCGGCAGAGGAACGGGCAACCTCCGATCCGCAACTGGTTGTGGATGTAGACGGGTTCGAAGGTCCGCTCGACCTCCTGCTTGGACTGGCCCGGACCCAGAAGGTGGATCTCGCCAAAATTTCTATTCTGGCTCTTGTTGAGCAGTATCTGGATTTCGTCGCGGAAGCGCGCCGCATG
Proteins encoded:
- a CDS encoding DMT family transporter; the encoded protein is MSLPAAVSQRENIPVALLLAVAGMAAFTPIFAAGKLAGGLVPIAALVWLRFAGGAATILCVAGVRKVPLHRQISPLWKLHLMRAVCGVGSLATAVYAASVMPLADATAIGLTKGIFAIALAGLILKELVTGRHWLAGILSLVGAYLVVQSANSGMVPTGIATTGVVAALASALFMATESLIMRYIAQREDTVTILAYVNVFAACLLAGPVVWLIAAEGVGVSDLLAFAWLGPLAIFGQSLNIAAYRRAGAATLAPAFYATVILSAIFGYAVWGEVPGQGAVLGAVLILAGGAVLTLRRPS
- the argS gene encoding arginine--tRNA ligase, with protein sequence MNIFAEFTKRVKKCLEALDLKGPDGSSPDLSRVVVEAPRDPAHGDFATNAAMVLAKPLGMKPRDLAEKLVAELAKDPEITETTVAGPGFINLRVTQSVWQKILGSVLADGLGFGGTKCANPAKVNVEYVSANPTGPMHVGHIRGAVVGDALANLLAFAGNDVAKEYYINDAGSQIDTLARSAFLRYREALGEDIGEIPSGLYPGDYLVPVGTALKDEFGSELLSQEESEWLPKVKERAIAAMLDLIRSDLAALGVEHEVFFSEKSLHERANGAASKIDQMLDGLRSKDLVYEGTLPPPKGQVPDDWEDREQTLFRAADFGDDTDRALKKSDGSYTYFAADVAYFEDKFRRGFQEAIYVLGADHGGYAKRLQAVGQAVSGGDTEVIVRFCQLVKLMRDGAPVKMSKRSGDFITLREVVDEVGPDPVRFMMLFRKNDAPLDFDFKKVTEQSKDNPVFYVQYGHARCCSVMRQAAEEVAGQDFSDSVLANADYSLLDDSGELELIGKMAEWPKVVEAAADTHEPHRIAFYLHELASCLHGHWNRGKELPHLRFIDSSNTKLTLARVALVRAVSLVLASGLAILGVQAPEEMR
- a CDS encoding LysR family transcriptional regulator, whose translation is MNWDDLKLVDAAARMRSLSGAAKSLDISQPQLSRRLKAFEDRVGARLFDRMPSGLKPTEAGLRLIPLAAEMRQKAEAAARVMPDLAGTSLRVVRIAVDEVRAKVLTDMFHVLDTRLKDIELELISSHNHADHQSRSIELQIRNCLPETDTLIARKLGDLAYGVYGSRSYVAAHPDALTDTRYHKCDWLGFTPDDLWYPSQNRWLSDRLPVPPRLRSNTMTTLMNMIVSGAGLGLLPVFIGDQHPDLIRVMGPLEELTNPEHIIVHRDVRREPAVRQAIDAIADVYRHMAPRLTGLSGKPVVDAAE
- a CDS encoding alpha/beta hydrolase family protein, encoding MRARPDIPAGTLHRISVTSDILKHNRLGDPSTRDVIVYTPYGHSGDRLPLLVDLVGFTSGGPAHVSWKNFGENVPERLDRLIHDGELPPVVVAFPDCFTRLGGNQYIDSAAMGPWATWLTTDMLQAVESKFGCGGSGKRGLFGKSSGGYGSLVHAMKHADVWSAAACHSGDMAFELCYLPEMPSALRAIQKTGSIEAFVRGYEAGPKYPGSALHDLMTFAMAATYDPDPAPEIFCGIRLPVDLETCELIEERWNTWLSWDPVHMVDTHTDALKSLKALWIDCGDIDQYNLLYGARRFTKKLTDAGVEHIYQEFNDTHSSIDYRLDESLPFLANALMK
- a CDS encoding SPOR domain-containing protein: MSEDDDKKRPDPINVSGQPGNERPSGEDPLIELARIVHNNKQVGAPVSSGRVGNTDYFAGLDDFASDPQSDVSDAHQRTEPEFGSPREALSAVEPQEVPGQRSEPEFGGQQNAASSPSWPDVPRLDTIENTAAQAIARPAVNAFGGQPTSANEPQAFAPEFENAGVTNLAPSVAIDLEQNLTAELEDELKGALRHTDDQPADTDIAPAPPVTQPVGQFHISGLQTPVAGYNQSISANNDARFEQPQTHTDSGDRYADFGRPRPVDPEPQVTSDFDPAPDLAPSEPEAAPAQSRPAINEDDLFAALTTPPAAASATEAAPADKDTKPAIAGIDTLLADLDFPEREQRHQTASDHLQEPLGSEPSQQVPASRPDTTSAPAADDIDDMAWPAAADAVPDVRDEDTPPPPEGYDLDAVARAMQESDPTLKGSGVLPPHSAAEQAAVPHAEERSRRGLFVAGGVLAVAAIGAAGFFFMDSGGITVPDGPPPVISGLQEPLKIFPEAQDPGTGNNQSAKLIYDRVDGTSENAPAQLAPQETPEPASLPPAPAGVQSGADLVPGATKRVRTVVVRPDGTIVSGEDAAPAPTPAQPAPTAPSEPRAVTTQPIIANPEPAPAEPAVAPQPATPAIATPAAPAPATPAPETPAIVAGTEPVAAEPEPAAPVAVIPSVLPRKKPAAPVRVAQAPAAVVDPVPAATNNNGPLNLSQPAPTPVATTPATGGTATGTIPSGTNIVQVTSQRSASAARDAYSGLQRRFPSILGNRNAVIVPADLGDRGTFYRARIPTGSREEAVRLCEQLQGAGGDCFVRRMP
- the nagZ gene encoding beta-N-acetylhexosaminidase, with the protein product MIKAFISGCAGSVLTDDERAFFKDTNPWGLILFARNIETPEQVSGLTESFRQAVGRQDAPVLVDQEGGRVQRLRPPHWRKYPAPKLFGDIYNQDPAAGQRAAFLGAQLIAADLSAVGITVDCLPCLDVRFTETVDAIGDRAMSEDPETVALLGRDMVNGALAGGVLPVIKHIPGHGRAMVDSHLELPRVLDDKKTLETVDFQPFKALRDVSLGMTAHLLYESIDPDNPGTQSRTVIEEIIRKEIGFDGCLMSDDISMKALGGTVGDRSRKIWDAGCDVVLHCNGEMDEMRVVADAAPDLAGRSLERCEQAMAGLKPIDPDFDNVAAWQEFQSLTGWAGV